One Pyrus communis chromosome 13, drPyrComm1.1, whole genome shotgun sequence genomic window carries:
- the LOC137712194 gene encoding uncharacterized protein — translation MKEELLIQNFYEGLLPMERQMLDASAGGALVDKTPGDAEVLIANRAHNAQQYEGVGQRDPPRPQVNEEVQTQNKERQIQDKRVDNLEKQMGQIAEFMGQIREQGRLPSSTVMNPKGGFETAKAIMLRSDLRSTGVSLEAEDQEVALLANFQVRPILINRALEAHMADEETQEIIQARNQGKRKDLRVCESDDMLMQESRMFVPNNLDLKKAILDEAYISIYAMHPGATKMYHTIRPFYYWPGMKRERAKYVSRCAVCQQIKAEKKKPFRLLQPLPVPEWKWENITMDFVYKLPRTHNGLDGIWVIVDRLTKSVHFILVREKYYLGRLAELFISMIVKYHGVPFGDAWHKRGRGKSLVGPEIVEETTQNVQVIKSNLKAAQYRQKSLRDYHVTDGAYEVGDWVFLKLSPWRGVLLFRKKGKLSPRYIRPYMITEGVGEVAYRLELPSKLAKVHNVFHLSMLRHYVTNPSHVIPPQPLEMNPNLTYDKEPVTILDWKEKVLGNKTVNLVKVLWWNHSADEATWETEDRMRDLYPRLFFDR, via the exons atgaaggaggagctgctcattcaaAACTTCTACGAAggactccttcccatggaacgccaaatgcttgatgcctcggcgggaggtgcgttggtggataaaactcCGGGGGATGCAGAAGTTCTAATTGCCAACCGAGCACataatgcacaacaatacgaaggtgttggacaaagagaccccccacggccacaagtgaatgag gaagtacaaactcaaaataaggagagacaaatccaagacaaaCGGGTGGAcaatttggagaagcaaatgggtCAAATTGCCGAATTTATGGGGCaaattagagaacaaggcagattgcctagttcaaccgttatgaacccgaagggaggatttgaaaccgctaaggccatcatgttgagaagtg acttGAGATCAACTGGAGTGAGTTTAGAGGCAGAAGATCAAGAggtggctttacttgctaattttcaagttaggccaattttaatTAATCGTGCGCTTGAAGCCCATATGGCAGATGAagaaactcaagaaataatcCAAGCAAGGAATCAGGGGAAGAGGAAAGACCTCAGAGTTTGTGAATCGGATGACATGCTTATGCAGGAGAGtaggatgtttgtgcctaataatttggatttaaagaaagcaattcttgatgaagcataTATCTCGATTTAtgctatgcatccaggagctactaaaatgtatcataccattcgaccattttattattggccgggtatgaagagggagagagctaagtatgtgagtaggtgtgctgtttgCCAGCAAATTAAAGCTGAAAAGAAGAAGCCGTTtaggttgttgcagccgcttcccgttccagagtggaaatgggaaaacattactatggattttgtgtacaagcttccgcgtacacataatggtcttgacggcatttgggtgattgttgatcggcttactaagtcagtgCATTTTATTCTAGTGAGGGAAAAGTATTATTTGGGCCGATTAGCTGAGTTGTTCATATCGATGatcgtgaagtaccatggtgttcca tttggtgatgcttggcataagcg aggtcgggGAAAGAGTTTGGTGGGTCCAGaaattgttgaggagactactcaaaatgttcaggtaatcaagtctaacctgaaagcggcCCAGTATCGACAAAAAAGCTTAAGGGACTACCATGTTACGGACGGAGCGTATGAGGTTGGCGATTGGGTGTTTCTGAAGCtgtcaccgtggagaggtgttctACTATTTAGAAAGAAAGGTAAGCTGAGTCCCAGGTATATTAGACCGTACATGATCACTGAGGGAGTTGGTGAAGTGGCTTACAGGCTTGAGTTGCCTTCTAAGCTAgctaaagtgcataatgtttttcacttGTCTATGCTTCGTCATTATGTTACGAATCCTtcacatgtgatacctcctcaacccttggaaatGAATCCGAATTTGACTTATGATAAGGAACCAGTAACGATTctggattggaaggaaaaggttctAGGGAACAAGACtgtgaatttagtgaaagtATTGTGGTGGAATCATTCAGCGGATGAGGCAACTTGGGAGACGgaagatcggatgagagatttgtatcctcggttgttctttgatcgcTAA
- the LOC137712195 gene encoding uncharacterized protein, producing the protein MRAKRLLSKGCQGYLAYVVLNDVALSSVEDIRVVKHFPDVFPDDFPGLPPDRDMEFTIDLIPGINPISLTPYRMAPAEFRELKVQLQELVDKGFIQPSTSPWGAPVLFVRKKDGTLRLCIDYQQLNWVTIKNRYPLPRIDDLFDQLRGVCVFSKIELRSGYYQLKISREDVPKTAFRTHYGHYEFLRLTRKYVKFEWDDNCEQSFQQLKYCLTHAPILALPNDSGDFEVYSDASLNGMGCVLMQHDRRDLNLCQRRRLELLSNYDCTIDYHPGCANVVADALSRKSQGRINALYAGCVPLLANLRSTGVKLEAEDQEVALLSNFQVRPILIDRVLKAQMADEETQEIIQARNQGKRKDLRVRESDGMLMQESKMFFGNAWHKRLDLMEFAYNNSFHSSIGMSPFEALYGKSCHTPLCWSEVGERVLVGPEIIEETTQNVQLSPWRGVLRFGKKSKLSPRYIGPYMITERVGQVAYRLELPSKLAKVHNVFHVSMLRHYVADPSHVILPQPLEINSDLTYDEEPVTILDWKEKVLRNKTVNLVKVLWMTHLAEEATWETEDRMRDLYPRLFFDR; encoded by the exons atgcgagcgaaaaggttgttatcAAAGGGTTGCCAGGGATACTTAGCTTATGTGGTGTTGAACGATGTTGCTCTTAGTAGTGTGGAGGATATAAGGGTAGTCAAacattttcctgatgttttccctgaTGATTTTCCTGGTTTGCCACCAGACCGAGAcatggagttcaccattgatttgattccaGGTATTAATCCTATatccttgactccttatcgtatggctcctgctgagtttaGGGAATTGAAGGtccagttgcaggaattagtggataaaggttttattcagcctagtacttcaccttggggagctccagtgttgtttgtgaggaagaaagacggaactttgaggctatgtattgattaccAGCAATTGAATtgggtaacaattaaaaaccgttatccattgccgcgtatagatgatttgtttgatcagcttcgaggtgttTGTGTATTTTCCAAGATCGaattgaggtctggatattatcagttgaagattagtagggaggaTGTCCCTAAGACAGCTTTCAGGACTcattacggtcattacgagtttctg aggttaacgaggaaatatgttaaatttgagtgggatgataattgtgagcaaagtttccagcagttgaagtattgtctcactcatgcacctatCTTGGCACTCCCgaacgatagtggtgattttgaagtctatagtgatgcttccttaaatggtatgggatgtgtgttgatgcaacaTGATAGG agggatcttaatctttGTCAGCGGAGGCGGTTGGAACTGCTTAGtaattatgattgcacgattgattatcaccctggttgTGCGAATGTGGTAGCCGATGCACTTAGTAGGAAATCtcagggccgtattaatgcaTTGTACGCTGGTTGTGTTCCTCTTCTAGCAAACTTGAGATCAACTGGAGTGAAGTTAGAGGCAGAAGATCAAGAGGTGGCTTTACTctctaattttcaagttaggccaattttaattgatcgtgtgCTTAAAGCCCAGATGGCAGATGAagaaactcaagaaataatcCAAGCAAGGAATCAGGGAAAGAGGAAAGACCTTAGAGTTCGTGAATCGgatggcatgcttatgcaggagagtaagatgttt tttggcaATGCTTGGCACAAgaggttggatttaatggaatttgcctacaacaacagctttcattctaGTATCGGCATGTCACCATTTGAGGCGCTTTATGGTAAATCTTGTCATACACCCTTGTGCTGGTCAGAagtcggagaaagagttttggtgggtcCAGAAATtattgaggagactactcaaaatgttcaa ctttcaccgtggagaggtgttctacgatttggaaagaaaagtaagctgagtcccaggtatatcggaccgtacATGATCACTGAGCGAGTTGGTCAAGTGGCTTACAGGCTTGAGTTGCCTTCTAAGCTAgctaaagtgcataatgtttttcacgtgtctatgcttcgTCATTATGTTGCGGATCCGTCACATGTGATACTTCCTCAACCTTTGGAAATTAATtcggatttgacttatgatgaagAACCAGTAACGATTctggattggaaggaaaaggttctaaggaacaagactgtgaatttagtgaaagttttgtggatgaCTCATTTAGCGGAggaggctacttgggagacagaagatcggatgagagatttgtatcctcggttgttctttgatcgcTAG